The Archocentrus centrarchus isolate MPI-CPG fArcCen1 chromosome 1, fArcCen1, whole genome shotgun sequence genome includes the window agttctcaacacacacagacacaagctgttttcttgggggtgctatgGGGGTGCTATGGCTTTTCCAGGGGGAACTATAACACCTCCTAGCGCCCCCCTGGCACCGCCACTGTTCACTctccacaggaatccataatgtaGCCAGCTGGGTATGTCAGTCGGacaagaggaaagagggttctccttttcccaatctcctcatggtgaaaaatttCATCAATCAATAGCGTTGAGAGTGCagtgcagtcagtgcagcttctgatactgttgaccataacattttattacagagattaaagCATGCTATAggcattaaaggtactgcactgcagtggtttgaatcatatttatctaatagactccaatttgttcatgtaaatggggagtccacagggttctgtgctaggaccaattttatttacaatatacatgcttcccttaggcagtattattagaaagctttgcataaattttcattgttatgcagatgatactcagctttacctatcaatgaagccagatgtcacacatcaattagttaaactgcaggaatgtcttaaagactttaaggcctggatgacctctaatttcctgtcatggtccggggtccgttggaccctgtgtgtttttggtttggcttTAATTTATCTGTTCTGgggattttcttttgttgtgggatttgtttatgtttgattttctagttccttgtgttccccagtgttcagtgtcaggtctgcatctctgttcccttgagtcacttcctgttttattttgacagtctcgtgttccctgtggtttgtgtttagttttgcttcccctttgtcattaggttcatttgtttcacctgttgttccctgttgtttccactctccctgatttccttgtgtgtatttaagcccttagtttttctctgttctttgttgtgttgttgtcattgttccccctcttgctgtgtgtttttcacttttctcccaggcttccagtTTGTTTatgccttggttgagattttgagttttttgtcttttgtattATTTGAGTACCTGCAAATAAAGTAGTTTTAGATAAGTCTGCATTGCATCCtccatttgggtccaccccctCTCTGCACACAGACCCTGACCGCgacatttcctgcttctaaattcagataaaactgaaattcttgtgctcggccccacaaaccttagaaacatggtgtcaaaccagatagttactctggatggcattacaaagtaatgccatccagagtaagtatctggggagagggctgaggggagagagacaggacaaaagacatgctgtggaagagagccagagattaataataactaatgattaaatacagactgaagtataaataaagaaaaatataattttatattttagttaatgtgttgagggaaaagttgctgtattctggcaattcaaattcatattgctgataaaaatgattatttttaatcctgatCATCCTGcgactcagactgtgtcttcaGTTTTGGCCCGACCACAGAGGCAGCTTTAGAAGAACCTGCCAGTTTGATAGACACAGTTGGTTCATCCTGTTTTTTGTATAGTATTTCTGTACTTACTATTTAACAGTTAAACATGCTTTGCTTTTATACTGTTTGTAAATTCTACATGTTTTTAATACAAAGCCAACTGTTGTACAGTTTGTTGtacatttattcaaatgtaaGCAGCAGAGAAATTTTGCAATGTTAAATatgcttaaaaatcaaaataaactgtTGATTTCATTACACTAACCGATGTACTTTGTTTCTAAGCACAGTATACCCACTACAAAAATGTAGACTAAACCAATGCTTATCAaccttttttatgcttaattTGGCAGATAATTTAGTAAataggatttttttcctttttttttaaatcacacaacTCTCAGTGGGCTATAGAGCTATATATTGTGTTTGAGGATGTTATCTGTACACTAATAATTTGGCGTGtaatgtgaataaaatgagaagaaagttaCTTGATATGCTTGAAGAACAAATGGTTGGAAGATATTTTGTTAAGGCCAAAATTACAAACATTGATCAAAGATCTTCAATTGCACAGCTGCAAACAGGAATCCATCTGTTTCTACATGAAGGTGGCAAATTTGAAAGAGAATGAATTACACTTTCTTTTGTACTGTCCTTATATTGATTGGTTAAGAATATCTGTGTTTAGTGAGAGGTCAAATCAAGTTGACATGTTTCTGAACATGCATACATGTTCAGAAACATGAAACAGAGAGCTTTAAATAAATCAGACTTACAGACTTTAAAGTAGTTGTTTTTGGCACATAAAATTCAAGATCCACCCAAATACCCAACATTAGAATCCATTTACCTCAGTAGTTTTATCCATTCTTGATATAAATAAGTACCAGTCAgtagtttggacacactcactcattctGTCCAAACGtttggctggtactgtataataaaacagatttaattTCTAAAGCAATCCAACTTGGTAATGTTACACACAAAGATCATGCTCTTTCTAGTCATTGAATCAGTGtagcaaaactaaaaaatagTCTCTTGCGTGCTATAATTCAGTATAATGTTATATTTTACACAGGGTTGGTACAACTGCAGACTGGCTGCTGTGAGTTGTTGGACTCCTGTGCATCTTTCAAGCTGGTTTTTGAAGGATATTACATGATTTAGGAGTGTTCATTGTATAAATACAGTCTCAAGACTCCTAAGTGTTTCATACAGCCCATTCAAAAACTTTTTTCAGTACTTTAAAATGTGTGAGTACATTTGTGTGTCACTATGTGATAAATGCTCTGAATAGAGGTGGATTGATTCATTTAACTTCCTGCCTATATGCTTGGCAAAAACACCTGGGAAAATGAATATTATCCAAGCCCATAAGCAATCACGATCAGGGAATGTGTAAAGGCTAAATTTATAGCATGGTACCAGACTGTTTGCAGGGAAACCTTTGATTTCCAGGCAAGAATTCATCACTGTTGTGTTAATGATGTGGAGGTGCTCCATGTGACCTGTACAATATACCGTGAGACATTTGTGAGTTGTACAGAGCACTATCCATTTAATGTATAAGTCCTACCACTAATTAATGtttaaatcttaaatatgatcaatctatctttattaatgggctacataccacaggcctttGGGCCTTTGGTGCATTTTTATGGCTTTTGGCCTTTAGGCTTTACCTTAGTGGCACCCAGCTATTTTAAAGACCACATATCACCCCAACCccagcacttcgctctcagactgctggcttacttgtgggtcctaggatacttaagagcagaatgggatgcagagccttcagctttcaggaccctcttctgtggaaccagttttcagttttgatttgggagacagacacactctgtttttaagattaggcttaaaactttcctttttgataaaactggatcaggtgacctaaaccctcccttagttatgctacaaTAGGACTAGGCTATTGGGGGATTCCCAttatgcactgtttcttttttgtttttactccactctgcatttaatcattagttatttttaatctctggctctcttccacagcatgtcttttgtcctgtctccctcccctcacccccaactcatcacggcagatgactgcccctccctgagcctggttttgctggaggtttcttcctgtcaaaagggagttttttccatTCCCACTGtagccaagtgcttgctcattcggactgttgggttttctctgtaattattgaagggtctttaccttttaacattaaagcaccttgaggcaactgctatataaatgctatataaataaaattgaaatgaaataaagtgaaataaTTATAGTAGAAAAACACAGCTCCCCTTGCTGGGGCTGCTAACAGTTACAGCTGTCTCATGCTGCCATGAAAACAAACTTAATTTTCAAATATCATGATGTGGTGTTGTCTGACTGTTTGTGTTTCCTGATTGTTTTTGATAAACTGTTGCCATTTCATGAAAAGGTCTGGATTTATTTTGATATTGACAACAATTACACAATACATTCAACAGTCTGGCTATGTATAATACTCTGTATAGTAACATTTAGACATAACAGACATACACAACACTATACCAAACAATCATATACTTTATAAGCATAAACAAATTAATTATGATACATAAAGCAAACCTGGTTTCTTTCCTGGCTCATAATTTCCTGGTTCTTAATTaatctgtgtgtgagaaaaacTTCACGTTAAGACAGGAAGGTATAGCAAAGCAGGAAAATGCTGTTGATGAAATGTTGCTGATTTGAGAGGAAGTTGTGCATTTCTTTGGGCGtcagtgaaaaaacagaaaaaaaaaaaggaagctagTCATGAATTATCTCTGTTGTTCATTTTATCATCACATGATTTTTGCATTACCTCAGCAGAATAAGTTTCTTCCTAAAGACAAATCTAAGATGGACCTAGCAAATGTACCTGATACCTCAGCCAGGAGTAAGTATTAAATTTAAGGTATCATTAAGGATTTCCATACTTTCTCTCAGTGTCATATATGTTGTTATTCTGGCTCAGAGTACAAGTTTGCAATGAAAAGCCCGCAATGGTGGACATTCTCAGAATCAGGTAgcgtgttttgttttgaaagacaaacacttggGAAATAAACTGCATGTAAATTTAATCTTTTAAATCAGTAACAGTAATATgagaaaatatttcacagtctCTTCTTTCAAAGAACACAGTATTAGGCcttgatgtgtgtgtctgtttggtgTCTGCACACAGAAGCAAGACTCTGCAGACTGGTTGTTGTGAGCTTTGGACTTCTGTGTATTCTTCAAGCTACTCTCAACATTTCACTGCGACTGGGGTTTTGTGAGTACATCaatattttctctgtaatgtgACCTCAAATTCTCCACCTGAATAACGTAAGTTAATTTCACttaaacttaaaataaatgaacCTTCATTCATATGGCACTCTATTATAACATAACATGTCACATCAATGCAGTTTATACAATAAGGCAGATATTACAGCATTGTAATGACTGGAAAAAAGAACATCTACTACTCTCTCACAGACAGGTTCAAGTGTTGGCACCGTGTGAAATTTGTGTAAGACAAAGTCATGTGGCGTAAGGTGAAGTTAAGTAACAAAGGAAATTTTTATTTGCTCTCACAGGCAGTTCAACAACATCAGATTTTGAGGTCATTATTAAAAATTTGACTGAAGAACAAAACAAGAGACTGAATATATTAGGTGAGTGTaatgctgaaaattattatcattaccattattgttgttgttgctgtttttatctttttaagcATAATTTTGAAGTTTCATTTTTACTGTCCTCTGCAGCTCATTATATCCAACAAGAGTGGAAATATTTCAGCCACAGTGTTTATTACATTTCATCTATTAAAAAATCCTGGAACGACAGTCGAGAGGACTGTTTGCAAAGGAATGCAGACCTTGTGATTATCAACAGCAGAGAGGAACAGGtacagtatactgtatatgaGAGCAAACTCTGTCTCTGAGACACATATGAACAAAAATGGAgaactgaaaagtgtgtttttatcattgtttatttctgttactGTAAATAAGACCTTCATGAGACAGTTTAAAAAACGGGCATGGATTGGACTGACCGACACAGAAAAAGAAGGGACATGGAAATGGGTGGATGGGACTCAACCAACAATAAGGTTTcacagtttgctttttttaatgattctttAATAAATTAATGTTAGTAAATTGCTTTTTAAGGAAATGTGTAGGTGTAAATTCTTGTCCTCGTGTGCAGCTGCTGATTCAGTATGCTATGATTTCAGTGTGAATATAAAATGGCTATTTTTTGGTTTCAGCTACTGGGGCACCGACGAGCCCAACAGTGACAAAGGCCGTGATGAAGACTGTGGAGAGATACAGTTCTTTGAGAGAGAAAACTGCTGGAATGATACACCATGTGACACAGAAAAAGTCTGGATTTGTGAAAAGAATCTGACTTTGTAAGTAACCACAAAGAACTTTAAGAGCACAAATTGGCCCGGGCCTTTATATGTGGAGTTTGTTATGTTCTCCCAgatactccagtttcctcccacagtccaaagacatgcagtttgcAGTTACTGGGGGttggttaactggtcactctaaattgcacgcgagtgtgaatggttgtctgtctctctgtgtacagggtgtaccctccctCTCGCCCTCTGTcagctggggtaggctccagcccccctgtgaccctgaacagaataagcaGAACAGACTGGATGTCAAGGCCTACAGCCGAAGCTCAATTAGGGTATTAGACTGGGCCTTAAATACAGGGTTGATTGCCATCTAACAAGAATCAGATGTGCAGGGTTGCCCAGCTCTTCCCTCCGGTCCCTcctcagagaggaggaggaactcCATAACACCTTCCTCCTGGAAAagtaagaaagagagagagcccaccacagcaacaacaacacagcATCCTGacagtattgtattttgttttctttgttttttttaagcatactttaagaagtttgtagtgcagtaaaaatcagataagggtaGCATGGCAGATGTTTACTCTGATTATGTAGGAGCAGGTAATAGATAATAAATACTGATTTGTAGTCAAGTTTATTTCTGTATCACATTCATATCAGCCTCAGTTGACTACAGTACTTTACAGGTTATACAAAATATACACTATACTTCACTAAATCAACAATAAATAACTACTTGTAAATAACTGAACATAAATTAATTGAgcttatataatattatactacagtgtctgtgtagattctcagttatccaggtcatagtagtctctggagcttgaaaaaggcgactggacttctttttgtttcttgaagacgtttcacctctcatccgaaaggcttcttcagttctcaaccaaatggtggagagacccaggtatttaaacccctgtgggcgtagtcccctggaggtggttatgaccctctattgatcatgtgcttgaacacatgtgcccaggtgtgaagagggcgtgggtcatatttaatcagtggtttcagttgaaaccaatttaggactccgctccattgtttcctgtggcctattgaggtcactggaacaaaggtgtgaatgagacgtgatcccacaagcaactacaagaaaaaagttgtttgctgcctgcaacaacttgaaaaggaaaaagccattgaccgccccacttactaccgcctgtaccctggagaagccactccatgcatttatggactcccaaagatccacaaagaaggagtcccacttcgacccattatcagcagtataaactcggtcacctacaacatttccaaacacctcgccaccatcttatcaccgcttgttggcatcacaccccaccacattgaaaactctacagattttactaacaaggtccagaatcttgtactggatccagatgaaaccatggtgtcctttgatgtggtttcacttttcacttgcatacctacaactgaggcagtggagaccgtcagaagacgactacaggaagacgattccttacagaacagaaccagcttcaccccagatcagatttgtgcacttttagatctctgccttaccacaacatattttaaatacaatgatggattctacagacagaagcatggatgtgccatgggctccccagtgtctcccattgtagccaacctttacatggaggaagtggaaagtaaagctcttggttctttcaaagggaaggcacctagccactggtacagatatgtagatgacacctgggtcaaaatcaaaacccaagaagtagaagccttcactcgtcacattaactcagtggataaatacatacgttttaccagggaggacaccagagataacaagttaccattcctggactgtgcggtgcttatcgaggaagatggaagcctcaacattgaagtttaccggaagcccacacacacagaccagtatctcctctttgactcccccccccctctggaacacaaacttggggtgatcaggaccctacaacaccgtgcggaaagtgttccctctaaggcagaagggaagcataaggaacacacacacattaagaaagccctcaaaacatgcggttaccccaactgggccttcatcaaatcagctaagatgcacaggaatgaaggccaaacacaaactacagagaatgggaaggacaagaggaacaacattgtcatcccatatgtgtcaggcttgtcagagaaactcagaagaattttctccaagcatgacatctcagtatacttcaaaccaagtcacaccctaagacaaaaactggttcatcccaaggacaaacccgccaaacacaagatcagcgatgtagtgtatgctgttcagtgcagtgaagaatgctcggacctctacattggtgaaaccaaacagcctcttcacaaacgaatggcacaacatagaagagccacctcgacaggacaagattcagcagtacatctgcatctgaaggaaaaagggcactcttttgaggatgccaatgtccacattttggacagggaaaacagatggtttgaaagaggagtgaaagaagccatctatgtccactgtgaacaaccatcattgaacagaggaggtggattacgtcaccaactttcccccgcttacagtgctgtcctgagctcccttcccagacgtctcaacccccattcacacctttgttccagtgacctcaataggccacaggaaacaatggagcggagtcctaaattggtttcaactgaaaccactgattaaatatgacccacgccctcttcacacctgggcacatgtgttcaagcacatgatcaatagagggtcataaccacctccaggggactacgcccacaggggtttaaatacctgggtctctccaccatttggttgagaactgaagaagcctttcggatgagaggtgaaacgtcttcaagaaacaaaaagaagtccagtcgcctttttcaagctccagagattataCTACAGTgtatttctaactaactaggcagctcattctctttctcgttctttataacacattttggggtcaacttgaaaaaaaggcagatgtggaaggtaaaagtgaggtcagaggtcaaatgtgacatgatactTGAATGAtactctgacagtggactcatctctgttcttgtcctgttggacctcagtgcagcttttgatactgttgaccataacattttattacagagattagagcatactataggtattaaaggtactgcactgcagtggtttgaatcatatttatctcatagactccaatttgttcatgtaaatggggagtcttctttatACACTAAGGTcagttatggagttccacagggttctgtgctaggaccaattctatttacattatacatgcttcccttaggcagtattattagaaagcactgcatcaattttcattgttatgcagatgatactcagctttacctatcaatgaagccagatgacacacatcaattagttaaactgcaggaatgtcttaaagacattaaggcctggatgacctctaatttcctgcttctaaattcagataaaactgaaattcttgtacttggccccacaaatcttagaaacatggtgtctaaccagatatttactctggatggcattactttggcctccagtaacactgtgagaaatcttggagtcatttttgaccaggatatgtccttcaatgcacatattaaacaaatatataggaccgcttttttgcctttgtgcaatatttctaaaattagaaacatcctttctcagagtgatgctgaaaagctaattcatgcatttattacttctagggtggactattgtaattcgttactatccggctgtcctaaaagctccctgaaaagtcttcagctgatccaaaatgctgcagctagagtactgagagggactagaaagagagagcatatttctcccatattggcttctcttcattggctccctgttaaatctagaatagaatttaaaatccttctcctcacatacaaggtcttgaataatcaggcaccatcttatctcaaagacctcatagtaccatatcaccccaacagagcacttcgctctcagactgctggcttacttgtggttcctaggatacttaagagtagaatgggaggcagagccttcagctttcaggcgtctcttctgtggaaccagcttccagcttggattcgggagacagacaccctctctatttttaagattaggcttaaaactttcctttttgatcaagcttatagttagggctggatcaggtgaccctgaaccatcccttagttatgctgctataggcctaggctgctggggggttcccacaatagactgtttcttttcattcaccttatttactttgtttatactccactctacatttaatcattaattgttattaatctctggctctcttccacagcatgtcttttttctctcccctcagcccaaccggtcgcggcagatggctgcccctccctgagcctggttctgctggaggtttcttcctgttaaaagggagtttttccttcccactgtcgtcaagtgctgctcatagggggtcctttttgactgttgggttttctctgtattattgtagggtctttacccacaatacaaagcaccttgaggcgactgtttgttgtgatttggtgctatataaataaaattgaattgaattgaaaactataatgtgatatttagaatccccatataccagtttaatttcctaaatgttgccaatgcaaacaaaggcagtagaattttaagTTTTATAAAATATACTTCTGTCTCAGTGTGAATGGATTTTGCTGTAAGTTTGCACTTATCTGCTAAATATAATGATATTGCTTGACTGCTCTGACTGCTTGTATACAGTATCTTGGTGTTGTATAGTTATGAATAAACTGTATATAGCTCATGAAAAGGTCTGGGTTTAAAATTTtcttatacattttaaataatttttctttgAAATTACCATTTTACATGCAACATCTGGTTATGTTTAATGCTCTAAATAATGATGTAAACAGCCATACACATCATTATGACAGATAAACATATGCATGATTCACAagcttaaataaattaaaataaccaAACCTATAAAGCAAAACTAATGTTTTCCCTGGTTCATAATTCTGTGTGAGAAACACTTCAAGTTACAACAGCAAGAGACAGCAAAGCATGAACATgcgattaaaaaaatgcatttttaggaAGTTGTGTGCACTTCTTTGGTTATTAGTgtcaaaacagaaacaggaagctgtTATCAGATAACTTAGTTCTTCACTTTTTTGTGTCGGCAGTGAAACACTGAATCACGTTTCCATCGTCCGTCAGTCCGTCATGCTTTCAGTATCTCAGTAATGGTGCAACATATTGGCTTCAGACTTGGAGGATAGATTCAAATTCACACAATAGATGCGTCTACAAAAAATCTCGCACAAGTACTAATCTCGGAAACCTCGTCCTGAAAGTCAAGGTCAAAGATcaagtttttgttgtgttaccTGCCAAGAGGCAGGGAGACACTTAGGGATCACTTTTCCgtcatctgtctgtccatcatGCTTTCAGTATCTCAGTAACCGTGCAACATATTGACTTCAAGCTTGGAAGATAGATGCACATTGAAAAGGACAACTGCAGAGCACAAGAACCATAACCCTAACTCCTCTTATACTGGTTTAATTACTGTCATCAATCTTTTCCATCATTTATTTGTCTTTCGGCTGTCATATCTCTGTATTTCCTATGTCAGATTTTTCTTGTATAAAAATATAGACAGTTCTATCCAGTACCTGTTGAAGAAcaattatttactgtaaaaatctatTTATAAGCATTGACTGCTATGCTCAACACTTAATCACCTCCTTTCATACATATTATACAGTGTTACATATCTGGTAAAAATGTTACCAGAGAAACAGAATACACAGGAAAAACATACTGTTGCTAGCAGCATTTAAATACAAATCATCTACTTCATCACTaaaactgcaatcaagtgttaAAGATGTTGCAGAGATAAAATAGAAAACTGTGTTGGTTATAGTACCTGTTTGAAAGTGGTAGTGAAAAGTGGAAAGGAAGAAGACATTTCCTctttaaaacctgaaaaaatcAATAAAGGGTTCCACTCTCCCCCCTATTTATGAACATCAACCCATGATGTTTGAACATCTTGAAGTAGCAGCACAACACAACTGGGGGTAGAAGCAAAGGATGTGACAATACTTAGATATCTGTTTATAAATATAATGTCGGTGTTCATTTTTGACATTGGTAGGTCAAAAGGTGCTGTGCCCAAAATATTGATTATTCAAAATACTGTGTTcaaatgatgtgtttgtttctttttatagaTATAAAATATACTGTACCTCTGTCTCAGTGTGTTTTGCCAGTTGTTGAGCCATTTACTTCGGGGAAGTCCCACATGTCTTCAGATGTAATTTCAGTTTATGCATATAATTTGAGAAACCTATGATAAATGCTAAGGCTTTATAAGAACTTTTTTGCCATTATCTGCAAACACAGATCTTGTTTGCTCAAAGTAGGTCAGCGCAAACAACACAATCGTTGTAACACATCAACTTCAGTATTTATGTCGACATTAAGTAATTGTTGGAAAAATACAGCTCCCCTTGCTGGGGCTGCTTCAATACATTCTCGCTCATCTCATGGTgccataaaaaaatattaatttgtaaATATCATGATGTGAGGTTGCCTGACTGCTCTGACTGCTTGTATTCAGTGTTAGTTTGTCATGAATAAACTATATCTCATGAAAACATCTGTATTGAATTTTTCTTATAAAAAATTATTA containing:
- the LOC115778218 gene encoding C-type lectin domain family 4 member F-like translates to MIFALPQQNKFLPKDKSKMDLANVPDTSARKARLCRLVVVSFGLLCILQATLNISLRLGFCSSTTSDFEVIIKNLTEEQNKRLNILAHYIQQEWKYFSHSVYYISSIKKSWNDSREDCLQRNADLVIINSREEQTFMRQFKKRAWIGLTDTEKEGTWKWVDGTQPTISYWGTDEPNSDKGRDEDCGEIQFFERENCWNDTPCDTEKVWICEKNLTLVYPPSRPLSAGVGSSPPVTLNRISRTDWMSRPTAEAQLGTQMSSEEADLYTQQGWVYFRGSFYYFSSIKKSWNDSREDCLQRGADLVIISSREEQNLIRQFRGYTWIGMTDTEEEGTWKWVDGTLLDKRYWHTGEPNNYNGLEEDCGEIKLVEDENKWNDIECNTENFWICEKMVDL